A region from the Tahibacter amnicola genome encodes:
- a CDS encoding Tn3 family transposase, producing MSSYLSRFIGADRLPRNLPAFDIDVYFRLPADTIQAIRDRFHADRLPGVENRMVAMAAQIVFLRTTGRALDNAPLLPPALLRALGAALQVQPPSIASLRSIYKRRETASEHQRWARRHLGIADVSKDMLAQLSSVLSTHAGDVASIDELVTAGAHWLYDQKVLIPADRALRDLARDAFAGIERAAVRTITTVIPADQRQACRKALFATRGDAGMTVLEWLKTPPRRHSPSTLNETLAKIDFLKTLHVHEWDLLAIPLARQRAYAQAIAGRPPSESRRRKDNTQLLEVICFLRMTLLDLTDSALFQTGRRIGDFSRQASGKTQSRQAQRSGDYRAGLASIKDLVSDATRTPEQRLAAITEVLDALGDLSPNSHAAVVREALSDDPVRVHSLLSAVSNLEFRGRPNDRSLNHLQQLRQWGAAGVNAIPADQKMAVSKVWDPLVNASDRRRAFRALEACTALELRKGLRRGSIWIDHSLTFREREQMLIPRDQWEREKSQYLSALSLPADPDAYVNPILKLVEAGLAAVVEAKNDGAVSIDAQGMLRLPAMDPLPDEVEPQRLRDLMYRQIGSVQFPDLILDIDALVNFSEVLLGRRAVDEHELVAVYAALFAHGTEIDAKSVAAMIPQLNPGHVAGAMRALESPGRLQRANRQVVEFQRQHAIAALWGTGSLGSSDMMSIDASRNLWNARVDPRRRTYAVGVYTHLLDHHGIVYNQPVVLNERQAGPAIEGVVQHNATNEGTRLQRLAVDTHGYTYPGMTFAKLLGFDLCPRLKNLAERKLFLPRRMDTPEGLERVVIRDVSLKAIRTGWDEMMRVAASILSGRVSATVMLQRLGSAADDDPVRRAAEQLGRLLRTAYLCDYFSNPAFRREIHTVLNRGESVHQLQRTVYTGKIAPERGRRRDELVAISGAHTLLTNVVVAWNTHRMQAVVDRWRKAGQTVEDTWLARMGPAHSSHINFRGLFRFGIDRYREMLIQARSTSRRSA from the coding sequence ATGTCGAGCTACCTGAGTCGATTCATCGGCGCGGATCGCTTGCCGCGCAACCTGCCGGCGTTTGACATCGATGTGTACTTCCGCCTGCCGGCAGACACCATCCAGGCTATTCGGGACCGATTTCACGCCGACCGCTTGCCCGGCGTCGAGAATCGAATGGTGGCGATGGCGGCGCAGATTGTCTTCCTGCGCACCACCGGGCGTGCGCTCGACAACGCCCCGCTACTCCCACCCGCATTGCTTCGAGCACTCGGTGCCGCGTTGCAGGTGCAGCCGCCATCGATCGCCTCCCTGCGCTCGATCTACAAGCGCCGCGAGACCGCCTCCGAGCATCAACGTTGGGCACGTCGGCACCTGGGTATCGCTGACGTCTCCAAGGACATGCTCGCGCAGTTGTCGAGCGTCCTGTCGACGCATGCCGGCGATGTCGCGTCGATCGATGAATTGGTGACGGCGGGCGCGCACTGGCTGTATGACCAGAAGGTGCTCATCCCTGCCGACCGTGCGCTGCGGGATCTGGCGCGCGACGCGTTCGCAGGGATCGAACGTGCTGCGGTCCGCACCATCACGACGGTCATCCCGGCCGATCAGCGTCAAGCCTGTCGAAAAGCCCTCTTCGCCACCCGCGGCGATGCGGGCATGACGGTACTCGAGTGGTTGAAGACGCCGCCGCGCCGGCATAGTCCTTCGACGCTCAACGAGACGTTGGCCAAGATCGACTTTCTGAAGACGTTGCACGTCCACGAGTGGGACTTGCTGGCTATCCCCCTCGCGCGGCAGCGCGCCTACGCGCAAGCGATTGCCGGCCGGCCACCGTCCGAGTCCCGTCGTCGCAAGGACAATACCCAGTTGCTGGAAGTGATCTGCTTCCTGCGAATGACCCTGCTGGATCTCACCGACAGCGCATTGTTCCAAACCGGCCGGCGGATTGGCGATTTCTCGCGCCAGGCCTCCGGAAAGACGCAGTCGCGGCAAGCCCAGCGCTCCGGGGACTACCGCGCCGGCTTGGCCAGCATCAAAGACCTGGTGAGTGATGCGACCCGGACCCCGGAGCAGCGACTGGCCGCGATCACCGAGGTGCTGGACGCACTCGGCGATCTGTCCCCCAACAGCCATGCGGCAGTCGTCCGCGAGGCGCTGTCGGATGATCCGGTGCGCGTGCACTCCTTGCTGTCGGCGGTCTCGAACCTGGAATTTCGAGGACGACCCAACGACCGGTCGTTGAACCATTTGCAGCAACTTCGGCAATGGGGCGCGGCCGGTGTGAACGCGATACCGGCGGACCAGAAGATGGCCGTCTCCAAGGTTTGGGATCCGCTCGTCAATGCTAGCGATCGCCGCCGCGCGTTTCGGGCGCTGGAAGCCTGCACCGCGTTGGAGCTGCGCAAGGGTCTGCGCCGCGGCTCGATCTGGATCGACCACAGCCTTACCTTCCGCGAGCGCGAGCAGATGCTGATTCCTCGCGACCAATGGGAACGCGAGAAGTCGCAGTATCTGAGCGCGCTGTCACTGCCGGCCGATCCCGACGCCTATGTCAACCCGATTTTGAAGCTGGTCGAAGCGGGACTGGCAGCGGTCGTCGAGGCCAAGAACGATGGCGCCGTATCGATCGATGCGCAGGGCATGCTCCGGCTACCGGCGATGGATCCGCTGCCGGATGAAGTCGAACCGCAACGACTGCGCGACCTGATGTACCGGCAGATCGGCAGCGTCCAGTTTCCGGACCTGATCCTGGACATCGACGCGTTGGTGAATTTCAGCGAGGTGCTGCTCGGCCGGCGCGCCGTCGACGAACACGAGCTTGTGGCGGTCTATGCGGCGCTCTTCGCGCACGGCACCGAAATCGATGCCAAGAGCGTGGCCGCGATGATTCCGCAACTGAACCCGGGCCATGTCGCCGGGGCGATGCGGGCCCTGGAGTCGCCGGGCCGCCTGCAGCGGGCGAACCGACAGGTGGTGGAGTTCCAGCGCCAGCACGCGATCGCGGCGCTGTGGGGCACCGGGAGCCTGGGCTCAAGCGACATGATGAGCATCGATGCGTCGCGCAACCTGTGGAACGCGCGCGTGGATCCGCGCCGGCGCACGTACGCGGTTGGTGTCTACACACACCTGCTCGACCACCACGGCATTGTGTACAACCAGCCCGTGGTGTTGAACGAACGCCAGGCGGGGCCCGCAATCGAAGGCGTGGTGCAGCACAACGCGACGAACGAAGGAACTCGGTTGCAGCGACTCGCGGTCGATACGCACGGCTATACGTACCCGGGCATGACCTTCGCGAAGCTGCTCGGCTTTGACCTGTGTCCGCGCCTGAAGAACCTCGCCGAGCGCAAGCTGTTCCTGCCGCGTCGGATGGATACGCCGGAAGGGTTGGAGCGCGTGGTGATCCGCGACGTGTCGCTCAAAGCGATTCGGACGGGCTGGGACGAGATGATGCGTGTAGCCGCGTCCATCCTGAGTGGCCGAGTGAGTGCCACGGTGATGCTGCAACGTCTGGGCAGCGCGGCCGACGACGATCCGGTGCGCCGTGCGGCCGAGCAGTTGGGTCGCTTGCTACGCACGGCCTATTTGTGCGACTACTTTTCCAATCCTGCCTTTCGCCGCGAAATCCACACGGTTCTTAACCGCGGCGAGTCGGTCCACCAGCTGCAGCGGACGGTTTACACCGGCAAGATCGCGCCCGAACGCGGACGGCGGCGCGACGAGCTGGTGGCGATCTCCGGCGCGCATACGCTGTTGACGAATGTGGTCGTGGCGTGGAACACCCATCGCATGCAAGCCGTCGTCGATCGGTGGCGCAAAGCCGGACAGACGGTCGAGGACACCTGGCTTGCGCGGATGGGGCCGGCCCACTCGAGCCACATCAACTTTCGCGGGCTGTTTCGCTTCGGCATCGACCGGTATCGCGAGATGCTGATCCAAGCGCGCTCAACATCGCGCCGCTCGGCGTAG
- a CDS encoding IS5 family transposase, translated as MDQMSFGDSEYASKRKRTRREVFLAEMEQVIPWTILLNLIEPVYPKAGNGRRPYPLKVMLKIHLMQNWFGLSDPAMEEALYEIASMRQFASLSLTKPIPDETTILNFRRLLETYELGAEILARVNGYLSRKGLMLKRGTMVDATIIAAPSSTKNAGGERDPEMHQTKKGNEWFFGMKAHIGVDVDSGLVHTVTTTAANEADVNEAEYLLHGKESVVYADAGYTGADKHSSRRGLDWQIARRRSSVKAMPEGRQKRAIEKAEKRKASIRARVEHPFRVVKRQFGYVKVRFKGLAKNTAQILTLFALSNLWMARKRLLAMTGELRPKVA; from the coding sequence ATGGACCAGATGAGCTTCGGCGACTCCGAGTATGCGAGCAAGCGCAAACGGACCCGCCGCGAGGTGTTTCTGGCAGAGATGGAGCAGGTTATTCCCTGGACGATCCTGCTGAACTTGATCGAGCCGGTGTATCCGAAGGCTGGCAATGGGCGGCGACCGTATCCGCTGAAGGTGATGCTGAAGATTCATCTGATGCAGAACTGGTTCGGGCTGAGCGACCCGGCGATGGAAGAAGCGCTGTACGAGATCGCGTCGATGCGCCAGTTCGCGAGCCTATCGTTGACGAAGCCGATCCCGGACGAGACGACGATTCTCAATTTCCGGAGGTTGCTGGAAACCTACGAGCTGGGTGCCGAGATTCTGGCTCGAGTGAACGGCTATCTGTCGCGCAAAGGGCTGATGCTCAAGCGCGGAACGATGGTGGACGCCACGATCATCGCAGCACCGAGCTCGACGAAGAACGCCGGAGGTGAACGAGATCCGGAGATGCATCAGACGAAGAAGGGGAATGAGTGGTTCTTCGGCATGAAGGCGCACATTGGCGTGGATGTCGACTCCGGACTGGTGCACACGGTGACGACAACCGCAGCGAACGAAGCGGATGTGAATGAAGCGGAGTATCTGCTGCACGGCAAGGAAAGCGTGGTCTATGCCGATGCCGGTTACACGGGCGCGGACAAGCATTCGTCGCGCCGAGGATTGGACTGGCAGATTGCTCGTCGACGCAGCAGCGTGAAGGCAATGCCGGAAGGACGCCAGAAGCGTGCGATCGAGAAAGCGGAGAAGCGCAAGGCGAGTATTCGCGCGCGCGTGGAGCACCCGTTCCGTGTCGTGAAGCGTCAGTTCGGCTACGTGAAGGTGCGCTTCAAGGGACTGGCGAAGAACACGGCGCAGATCCTGACGCTGTTCGCGCTATCGAATCTGTGGATGGCGCGAAAGCGATTGCTGGCGATGACGGGCGAGTTGCGTCCGAAGGTGGCATAG
- a CDS encoding helix-turn-helix domain-containing protein, producing the protein MPTKRSLPAALKLARKARGLSQEAFADVSSRTYMSTLERGMKSPTLSKLTAISQVLSIHPMTLLALSYAGESASELDNLLAKIRREFTAITGKS; encoded by the coding sequence ATGCCGACCAAACGCTCCCTTCCTGCTGCGCTCAAACTTGCCCGCAAAGCACGGGGCTTGAGCCAGGAGGCGTTTGCGGACGTGTCCAGCCGCACGTACATGAGCACGTTGGAGCGCGGCATGAAGAGCCCGACGCTCAGCAAACTCACGGCCATAAGCCAGGTTCTGTCGATTCATCCGATGACGCTTCTGGCCCTTTCGTATGCTGGCGAAAGTGCTAGCGAACTCGACAATCTTCTCGCCAAGATCCGCCGCGAATTCACGGCCATCACCGGGAAATCCTGA